In a genomic window of Alistipes sp. ZOR0009:
- a CDS encoding DUF4403 family protein, giving the protein MQLRNYFKLLLLSAAGIFVQGCSSTSHIPRPTEGYGNFDYKPTSSVVSVPIALSEKVLNAKINAEINGLLYEDNNMNDDNMMVKVWKAQPIQVSLNGMSIDYKIPLKLWLKGGFTKLGITVAKDVELQIALKYRTSLAIAPDWTINSKTVSTGFEWITNPEVSMAGFKVPVKLVADKVVNGMQGRVCSEIDGQIKSQFNVKTLMGDAWRQIQQPILINKDYNVWLKVTPSEITATPFVTRNGIISSAVGVKSETEVLISPKSPAYTPVAKLPNFRVVPKSDGSFTFNLWTDIPYSEAEQMAIKEVKGKTFSSGSKKVTVNGIKIYGSNGKTIVAADLTGSFNGTIYFAGVPFYNHEKKTVEVKDLDFEMQTKNILFKSAAWLFKSTIKDALKENMVFPVTSYFNTAKNMANASLKNNKSVKEVTINGVVDQIDIQDIFLTDKSFKVLGIAKGKLNISLDGLNF; this is encoded by the coding sequence ATGCAACTAAGGAACTACTTTAAGCTGCTTCTTCTTTCTGCGGCAGGTATCTTTGTGCAAGGGTGCTCGTCTACGTCCCACATTCCAAGACCAACCGAAGGCTACGGCAATTTCGACTATAAGCCAACATCTTCTGTAGTTAGCGTACCTATTGCGCTAAGCGAGAAGGTTCTTAACGCAAAAATCAACGCGGAAATCAACGGTCTTTTGTACGAAGACAACAACATGAACGATGATAACATGATGGTGAAGGTTTGGAAGGCGCAGCCTATCCAAGTTTCGCTTAATGGCATGTCTATAGACTATAAGATACCGTTGAAGCTTTGGCTAAAAGGCGGATTCACCAAGTTGGGAATTACCGTAGCAAAGGATGTTGAGCTGCAGATTGCGCTTAAGTACCGCACCTCTTTGGCTATTGCACCCGATTGGACCATCAATTCGAAGACCGTATCAACCGGTTTTGAGTGGATTACCAACCCAGAGGTAAGCATGGCAGGCTTTAAGGTACCCGTTAAGCTGGTTGCCGACAAGGTTGTTAACGGAATGCAGGGCCGCGTTTGCTCGGAAATTGACGGGCAGATAAAGTCACAGTTTAACGTAAAGACGCTTATGGGCGATGCTTGGCGTCAAATTCAGCAGCCTATACTTATTAATAAGGACTACAACGTTTGGCTAAAGGTTACGCCAAGCGAAATTACCGCTACCCCATTTGTTACCCGCAACGGGATTATCAGCTCGGCTGTTGGCGTTAAATCAGAGACTGAAGTTTTGATATCACCTAAATCTCCAGCCTATACCCCAGTAGCAAAGCTGCCTAACTTCCGTGTTGTTCCCAAGTCGGACGGCTCATTTACCTTTAACCTTTGGACTGACATCCCTTATAGCGAAGCGGAGCAGATGGCCATTAAGGAAGTTAAGGGGAAAACCTTTAGCTCTGGAAGCAAGAAAGTTACCGTTAACGGAATTAAGATTTACGGAAGCAACGGAAAGACCATTGTTGCCGCAGATCTTACCGGAAGCTTTAATGGTACCATCTACTTTGCTGGAGTACCCTTCTACAACCATGAGAAGAAGACGGTAGAGGTGAAGGATCTTGATTTTGAGATGCAAACTAAGAATATTCTTTTCAAGAGTGCAGCGTGGCTGTTTAAGAGCACCATTAAGGATGCCCTTAAAGAAAACATGGTTTTCCCTGTTACCAGCTACTTTAACACTGCGAAGAACATGGCTAACGCCAGCTTAAAGAATAACAAATCGGTAAAAGAGGTAACCATCAACGGAGTGGTTGATCAAATTGACATTCAGGATATCTTCCTTACCGACAAATCTTTTAAGGTTTTAGGTATTGCCAAAGGCAAGCTTAACATCTCGTTAGACGGTCTTAACTTTTAG
- a CDS encoding chloride channel protein, whose product MQQKLSSYQRFLILKLKKLSNKQLMLIFSILTGVICGFAAISIKWLIHFVETTLVSWIPIEKGSILLFAYPMVGILLTILFVRYFVKDDIGHGVTKVLYAISRRNSKIKRHNMYTSMIASSLTIGMGGSVGAEGPIVMTGAAIGSNIGQFFRVDYRMITLLLGAGTAGAIAGAFGAPLAGMIFTLEVLMLDLTMAAVIPLLLSTVSAVSITYVFIGSFLVFPEKVIVNFSVYNIPYYIILGIFCGAIALYFTWGSLKIESFFKRQQSITKRLLIGGTLLGIMIMLFPSLYGEGYEPIGKLLSLDHHSLFERTLYYGLRNETWALLLIPIAIIALKIPAMACTFGAGGVGGIFAPSLFVGGFAGFFIATSLNVFFGLNLPVGNFTLVGMAGVLAGVMHAPLTGIFLIAEITGGYQLFIPLMITAALAYTTVYSRNKHSLYTLRLAQTGDLITHHKDKAAITVMTLNEVIERDFCPIEVNATLGELVVTIAKSKRNLFPVLNEKQQLQGIVLLDDIRQLMFDQSKYETVFVRELMATPPDYIVDNEAMEVVFEKMEYSGAWNLPVIDEDQRYVGFISRSKILSIYRKKLVELSDD is encoded by the coding sequence ATGCAACAAAAGCTATCGTCGTACCAGCGGTTTTTAATACTGAAACTAAAAAAGCTATCCAACAAGCAGCTGATGCTAATATTTAGCATCCTGACAGGAGTTATCTGTGGATTTGCGGCCATTTCCATCAAGTGGCTTATCCATTTTGTAGAGACAACGCTGGTGAGCTGGATTCCTATAGAGAAAGGGAGCATCCTGCTTTTTGCCTACCCTATGGTTGGTATTCTGCTAACCATTCTGTTTGTTCGCTACTTTGTGAAAGATGATATTGGGCATGGCGTAACCAAGGTGCTCTACGCCATATCGAGGCGAAACTCTAAAATAAAGAGGCATAACATGTACACCTCGATGATTGCCAGCTCGCTTACCATTGGTATGGGAGGATCTGTTGGAGCAGAGGGGCCGATTGTGATGACAGGTGCGGCCATAGGCTCGAACATTGGCCAGTTTTTTAGGGTAGACTACCGGATGATTACGCTGCTTTTAGGAGCAGGAACAGCGGGAGCCATTGCAGGCGCCTTTGGTGCTCCGCTTGCAGGGATGATTTTTACGCTAGAGGTGCTGATGCTCGATCTTACCATGGCTGCGGTTATTCCTTTGCTCCTTTCGACGGTAAGTGCGGTAAGCATTACCTACGTTTTTATCGGTTCCTTTCTGGTATTTCCTGAAAAAGTAATCGTAAACTTTTCGGTTTACAACATTCCCTACTACATCATTCTGGGTATATTTTGTGGAGCCATAGCACTCTACTTTACCTGGGGTTCTCTGAAGATAGAATCGTTTTTTAAGCGTCAGCAGAGCATTACCAAGCGCCTTTTGATAGGAGGCACGCTGCTTGGTATCATGATTATGCTCTTTCCCTCGCTATACGGAGAGGGCTACGAACCCATTGGCAAGCTACTTTCGCTAGACCACCATTCGCTCTTTGAGCGCACCCTATACTACGGGCTGCGCAATGAGACGTGGGCGCTACTGCTAATACCGATTGCCATTATAGCGCTTAAGATTCCGGCCATGGCCTGCACGTTTGGGGCAGGTGGCGTTGGAGGTATTTTTGCGCCAAGCCTCTTTGTTGGAGGTTTTGCGGGCTTCTTTATTGCAACATCGCTTAACGTATTCTTTGGGTTAAACCTGCCTGTTGGAAACTTTACGCTGGTAGGCATGGCAGGCGTGCTTGCTGGAGTTATGCATGCCCCCCTAACGGGGATATTTCTGATTGCAGAGATTACAGGAGGATATCAGCTCTTTATTCCGCTAATGATAACGGCAGCACTAGCCTATACCACCGTTTATAGCAGAAACAAGCACTCGCTTTACACGCTACGATTGGCGCAGACTGGAGATTTGATTACGCACCATAAGGATAAGGCGGCAATAACCGTAATGACGCTTAACGAGGTTATAGAGCGAGACTTCTGCCCTATTGAAGTTAACGCTACACTAGGGGAGCTTGTTGTCACCATTGCCAAATCGAAGCGGAACCTTTTTCCCGTGCTAAACGAGAAGCAGCAGCTGCAGGGTATTGTGCTGTTGGATGACATTCGTCAGCTTATGTTTGACCAGTCGAAATACGAGACGGTCTTTGTGAGAGAGCTGATGGCTACTCCTCCTGATTATATTGTTGACAATGAAGCAATGGAGGTGGTATTCGAAAAGATGGAATACTCAGGAGCATGGAACTTACCCGTTATTGACGAAGATCAGCGCTACGTAGGATTCATATCCCGCTCTAAGATCTTATCTATCTACCGAAAAAAGCTGGTTGAACTCTCGGACGATTAA
- a CDS encoding DUF1801 domain-containing protein codes for MAKENKYQNVSFSSVEEMLEHIPENERLVVELLRRIVTDCMPHCSEKLMFNIPSYKQHYSVCFIWPSAVKWGKVPREGVRFGFMRGDLLNDDGTYLQRDGRKQVYCRDFFGVNDVDIDLLKSYIYEAAAVDEQLYLSKRAKKR; via the coding sequence ATGGCAAAGGAAAACAAGTATCAGAATGTAAGTTTTAGTAGCGTTGAAGAGATGCTGGAGCATATACCTGAGAATGAACGGCTGGTGGTTGAGCTGCTAAGACGTATCGTTACGGATTGCATGCCGCATTGCTCGGAAAAGCTGATGTTCAACATCCCGTCGTACAAGCAACACTACAGCGTTTGCTTCATTTGGCCATCGGCGGTAAAATGGGGAAAGGTACCACGGGAAGGAGTTCGGTTTGGCTTTATGCGAGGAGACTTACTAAACGATGATGGGACATATCTGCAAAGAGACGGACGAAAGCAGGTGTACTGCCGCGATTTTTTCGGAGTAAACGATGTGGATATCGACCTGCTAAAATCGTATATCTACGAAGCAGCAGCTGTAGACGAGCAGCTTTACCTAAGCAAACGTGCGAAAAAGCGGTAG
- the glyA gene encoding serine hydroxymethyltransferase — protein sequence MVRDTQIFDLIAKERERQTHGIELIASENFVSDQVMQAMGSVLTNKYAEGYPGARYYGGCQVVDIVEQLAIDRLKEVYGAEYANVQPHSGAQANMAVFMACLKPGDTFMGLDLAHGGHLSHGSPVNMSGFMYNPIGYKVNEEDGMVNYDEMERLALEHKPKMIIGGASAYSREWNYKRMREIADKVGAIFMVDMAHPAGLIAAGLLDNPVKYAHIVTSTTHKTLRGPRGGIILMGKDFENPFGLKTPKGEIKMMSAVLNSSVFPGIQGGPLEHVIAAKAVAFGEALTPEYKVYQDQVKRNAAVLAKTFVDMGYKVISNGTDNHLMLIDLRTKYPNITGKQVENTLVKADITINKNMVPYDSRSPFTTSGIRVGAPAITTRGLKEEHMPLIVEYIDAVIANFENETKIGAVRTEVNKLMQDLPLFAW from the coding sequence ATGGTTCGCGACACACAAATATTCGACCTTATTGCTAAGGAACGCGAAAGACAAACGCACGGTATTGAACTTATTGCATCTGAAAACTTCGTTTCAGACCAAGTTATGCAGGCAATGGGCTCTGTGCTTACCAATAAATATGCAGAAGGATACCCAGGAGCACGCTACTATGGTGGATGCCAAGTAGTAGATATCGTTGAGCAGCTTGCCATCGATCGTCTGAAAGAGGTTTACGGAGCAGAGTATGCAAACGTACAACCACACTCTGGAGCACAGGCAAACATGGCCGTATTTATGGCTTGCCTTAAGCCAGGAGATACCTTTATGGGATTAGACCTAGCTCATGGTGGCCACCTTTCGCACGGTTCGCCTGTAAACATGTCTGGGTTTATGTACAACCCTATTGGCTACAAGGTGAACGAAGAGGATGGCATGGTTAACTACGATGAGATGGAGCGCCTTGCGCTTGAGCACAAGCCAAAGATGATTATTGGTGGAGCATCAGCCTACTCTCGTGAGTGGAACTACAAGCGTATGCGCGAGATTGCAGATAAGGTAGGCGCTATCTTTATGGTAGACATGGCTCACCCTGCAGGTCTTATCGCAGCTGGTCTTCTTGACAACCCCGTTAAGTATGCCCACATTGTTACCTCAACAACCCACAAAACCCTTCGTGGACCACGTGGTGGTATCATCCTTATGGGTAAGGACTTCGAAAACCCATTTGGTTTGAAGACTCCTAAGGGCGAAATCAAGATGATGTCTGCTGTTCTTAACAGCTCTGTATTCCCTGGTATTCAAGGTGGACCACTAGAGCATGTTATCGCTGCTAAGGCTGTAGCTTTTGGCGAAGCTTTAACTCCAGAATACAAGGTATACCAAGATCAGGTGAAGAGAAATGCTGCCGTTCTTGCTAAAACCTTTGTAGACATGGGCTACAAGGTGATTTCTAACGGTACCGATAACCACCTTATGCTTATCGACCTTCGCACCAAGTATCCAAACATTACCGGAAAGCAGGTTGAGAATACGCTTGTTAAGGCTGATATCACCATTAACAAGAACATGGTTCCTTACGATTCTCGCTCGCCATTTACTACCTCTGGTATTCGTGTTGGTGCGCCAGCAATCACCACTCGTGGCTTAAAGGAAGAGCACATGCCACTTATCGTTGAGTATATCGATGCGGTTATTGCCAACTTCGAGAACGAAACTAAGATTGGTGCTGTACGTACCGAAGTTAACAAGCTAATGCAGGATCTACCACTTTTTGCTTGGTAG
- a CDS encoding zinc ribbon domain-containing protein, with protein sequence MEKEKKYSCPQCGAKVSLGYAFTIADNKRYVCQKCGTHSVPKTDNIVYYRIATIILTLVFMLAYNHVVFTKMEVERYLPNQLIMLAATAAFYLTVVYLLIIRVVAMKRFGD encoded by the coding sequence ATGGAGAAAGAGAAAAAATATTCATGTCCCCAGTGCGGCGCCAAAGTTTCGTTGGGGTACGCCTTTACGATTGCAGATAACAAGCGCTATGTTTGCCAAAAATGCGGAACGCATTCGGTTCCCAAAACGGATAACATCGTTTACTACCGCATAGCCACCATCATCCTAACGCTGGTATTTATGCTTGCATACAACCATGTGGTATTTACAAAGATGGAGGTTGAGCGCTACCTTCCTAATCAGCTGATAATGCTTGCTGCCACCGCCGCGTTTTACCTTACCGTGGTTTACCTTTTAATTATACGCGTGGTAGCCATGAAGCGCTTTGGCGACTAG
- a CDS encoding helix-turn-helix domain-containing protein yields the protein MASSLLQRISEGEGLHLDFKYAVTDSKKIARSLAAFANTSGGSLLLGVKDNGRIAGVNSDEEYYMIETAAQVFCKPEVPFDVKRWEVNGKVVLEIIIAESTRKPHSAPDKEGKPTTYIRIADENIKVGYLHAKYLRQSCSKPRPVSFGNRHQQLVDLLTATGPLSFTKIWKKQQLSTKEAERLVLDLLSINVIKIESTHEQSRFSIVESD from the coding sequence GTGGCTAGTAGCTTACTTCAACGAATATCCGAGGGCGAAGGTTTGCACCTCGACTTTAAATATGCGGTAACCGACTCCAAGAAGATTGCTCGCTCGTTGGCGGCGTTTGCCAACACTTCGGGTGGATCTTTGCTGCTTGGCGTAAAAGATAACGGACGAATAGCAGGCGTAAACAGCGACGAGGAGTACTACATGATTGAGACAGCCGCTCAGGTATTCTGTAAGCCAGAGGTTCCTTTTGATGTAAAAAGATGGGAGGTTAACGGGAAGGTTGTTTTGGAGATAATCATAGCGGAAAGCACCCGAAAACCGCACTCGGCACCCGATAAGGAGGGAAAACCAACCACCTACATTCGCATTGCCGACGAGAATATCAAGGTCGGATACCTACATGCTAAGTATCTTAGGCAGTCTTGCTCTAAGCCTCGTCCCGTCAGCTTTGGCAATCGCCATCAGCAGCTGGTCGATTTGCTAACAGCAACCGGTCCTCTGTCCTTTACAAAGATTTGGAAAAAGCAGCAGCTCTCGACAAAAGAGGCCGAGCGTTTGGTGCTCGACCTACTATCCATCAATGTAATAAAAATCGAATCTACCCACGAGCAGAGTCGCTTTAGCATTGTCGAAAGCGACTAG
- a CDS encoding YbaN family protein, whose product MMRKVLFVGLGTISLGCGIVGIVVPGLPTTPFVLLAAWFYVRSSERLHQKLIGNPFFGRYIANYERGLSRKSKYRIFILMWMMIILSTSLFIYSWPVRLVVVAAGVIGTGVVWRIKEPQ is encoded by the coding sequence ATGATGCGGAAGGTGCTTTTTGTTGGTTTAGGAACCATCTCTCTCGGTTGTGGCATTGTAGGTATTGTGGTACCCGGGTTACCAACAACACCATTTGTGCTGCTGGCTGCATGGTTCTACGTCAGGAGCAGCGAACGCCTGCACCAAAAGCTGATAGGCAACCCCTTCTTCGGAAGGTACATCGCCAACTACGAAAGGGGACTTAGCCGTAAATCCAAGTATCGAATTTTCATTCTTATGTGGATGATGATTATTCTCTCTACATCCTTATTTATATACAGCTGGCCTGTTCGGCTTGTTGTTGTTGCGGCTGGCGTTATAGGTACAGGCGTAGTGTGGAGAATAAAGGAACCTCAATAG
- a CDS encoding MATE family efflux transporter: MKRFWRLYRPHYRSTLSLGLPVMVSQLGQISVAVVDVMMIGRLGAIPLAAAAFATMLVSLPLYFGMGFALSITPLTGKAFGANNHREVGVLWKNGVVSYLSVGLLLLLISAILYGGMAFMNQPDSIIPLARPFFILIAISMFPVMIFMLGKQVLEGLGDTRTAMVITLIANLINIVGNYLLIYGNLGMPTLGVNGAGVSTLTARTFMAVAIMVVALRKPILRQALQLAKDVKASFSQVKRIYKLGVPMGMQVFSEASAFIFAGLMMGWLGEIGLAAHQVVISLSGLGFMLYQAIGMSTTIRVSQLSALGTPSIVRRASVASSQIAGVMVVVISGLFLLFHKEIPYLFTQDEAVALVASKLLIVFIIFQVFDAGQIVFSGILRGLADARIPSMLTFVSYYLISIPISYLAAFKLGFGEVGIWMGFPIGLGICALLFYFRIRILMGRLELARA, encoded by the coding sequence ATGAAGCGTTTTTGGCGTCTTTACAGGCCCCACTATCGCAGCACGCTAAGTCTTGGGCTACCTGTGATGGTTTCGCAGCTAGGTCAAATATCTGTGGCTGTTGTCGACGTGATGATGATTGGACGATTAGGAGCAATACCGCTAGCTGCAGCGGCATTTGCCACCATGCTTGTTTCGCTACCTCTCTACTTTGGAATGGGGTTTGCCCTTTCGATAACACCCCTTACTGGTAAGGCCTTTGGGGCAAACAATCACCGCGAGGTGGGCGTACTTTGGAAGAATGGCGTGGTATCCTACCTTTCGGTGGGACTTCTTCTGCTTCTTATAAGCGCTATTCTGTATGGCGGCATGGCGTTTATGAATCAGCCCGACAGCATTATTCCCCTCGCACGCCCCTTCTTTATTCTTATAGCAATCTCCATGTTTCCCGTAATGATCTTTATGCTGGGAAAACAGGTGCTAGAGGGGCTTGGAGACACGCGTACGGCTATGGTGATTACCCTTATCGCCAACCTGATCAACATTGTGGGCAACTACCTTCTTATTTATGGAAACTTAGGAATGCCAACGCTGGGCGTAAACGGCGCTGGGGTGTCAACGCTTACGGCACGAACCTTTATGGCGGTAGCTATAATGGTGGTGGCGCTACGTAAGCCAATACTTCGTCAAGCGCTACAGCTGGCAAAAGACGTTAAGGCTTCGTTTTCGCAGGTTAAGAGGATTTACAAGCTAGGTGTTCCGATGGGGATGCAGGTTTTCTCCGAGGCTTCGGCCTTTATCTTTGCAGGACTGATGATGGGATGGCTTGGAGAGATTGGTTTGGCCGCCCACCAGGTAGTTATTAGCCTTTCTGGCTTAGGTTTTATGCTCTACCAGGCAATTGGGATGAGCACCACCATACGTGTTAGCCAACTTTCGGCGCTTGGTACTCCCTCCATCGTTCGTAGGGCTTCGGTGGCGTCGAGCCAGATTGCCGGAGTGATGGTGGTAGTCATCAGCGGGCTATTTCTATTATTCCACAAGGAGATTCCCTACCTCTTTACGCAAGACGAGGCAGTGGCGCTTGTTGCATCTAAGCTGCTTATTGTATTCATCATATTTCAGGTATTTGATGCTGGGCAAATTGTCTTTTCGGGTATACTCCGAGGCTTAGCCGACGCCCGAATTCCGAGCATGCTTACCTTCGTTTCGTACTACCTTATATCCATCCCCATAAGCTATCTGGCCGCCTTTAAGCTGGGCTTTGGCGAAGTTGGCATCTGGATGGGATTCCCCATAGGATTGGGTATTTGTGCGCTGCTATTCTACTTCCGTATCCGAATTCTGATGGGAAGGTTGGAGTTAGCCAGAGCGTAG
- the pheT gene encoding phenylalanine--tRNA ligase subunit beta — translation MNLFKMNISYSWLKDYLKTDLTPEQISEILTSIGLEVDSLEKEEAIKGGLEGVVVGYVLECERHPDADKLSVTKVDVGAAEPLQIVCGAPNVAAGQKVPVATVGTVLYSGDEEFKIKKSKIRGVESLGMICAEDELGLGASHDGIMVLDPQTPVGTPAKEYFKLEDEYVFEIGLTPNRIDAASHYGVARDIAAYLKANGVACSLEKPSVDAFKVDSTSRVIPVEVQNVEACPRYSGITVSNVKVAPSPEWLQKKLRAIGINPKNNVVDITNFILHELGQPLHAFDAAKISGAKVVVRTTPEATPFTTLDGVERKLNENDLMICNAAEPMCIAGVFGGLDSGVTEATTDIFIESAYFNPVSVRKTARRHGLNTDSSFRFERGVDPNLTIYALKRAAILVKELAGGEISSDIIDIYPNPIENFTVEVSLNRMRKLIGKDIETETIKNILAALDIAIVKEEGDALLLSVEPYRVDVQREADVVEEVLRIYGYNNIEMPLQVRSTLSFEPRPEKDRIVNTAADLLSSNGFNEIMSNSLTKAGYYQDLAAYPEEKAVRIINPLSGDLSVMRQTLFFNGMEAIGLNTSHRNADLKLYEFGNVYSYNAEKANGENHLRAYTENYHVALFVTGNKNAESWNTKVEQSDYFTLRASVEQLLLRFGISLFDLKTDECSLDFISDGVTYLLNGKKFVEMGVVAKKFRNQFDVKNDVFFAEIRFDLLINFVRNNKTTYKEISKFQEVRRDLALLLDKKVTFAQLRETAFQTEKKFLKKVGLFDVYEGKNLPEGKKSYALSFILQDETKTLTDQQIDRMMDNLIKAFDRNFGAQLR, via the coding sequence ATAAATCTTTTCAAAATGAATATTTCCTACAGTTGGTTAAAGGACTACCTGAAAACCGACCTTACACCCGAACAGATTTCTGAAATTCTTACCTCGATTGGTTTGGAGGTAGACTCGCTAGAGAAGGAAGAAGCCATTAAAGGCGGATTGGAAGGCGTAGTGGTTGGCTACGTGCTGGAGTGCGAGCGCCATCCCGATGCCGATAAGCTAAGCGTTACCAAGGTGGATGTGGGCGCTGCCGAGCCGCTACAAATCGTGTGCGGCGCGCCAAACGTAGCTGCCGGGCAAAAAGTCCCTGTGGCAACCGTGGGCACCGTGCTTTACTCGGGCGACGAGGAGTTCAAGATTAAGAAGTCTAAGATTCGTGGCGTGGAGTCGTTGGGTATGATTTGCGCCGAAGACGAGCTGGGGCTGGGTGCATCGCATGATGGTATCATGGTGCTCGATCCCCAAACACCTGTAGGAACACCTGCCAAGGAGTACTTTAAGCTAGAAGATGAGTACGTATTCGAAATAGGGCTAACCCCAAACCGTATCGATGCGGCATCGCACTACGGCGTGGCACGCGACATTGCCGCGTACCTAAAGGCGAACGGCGTGGCCTGCTCGCTCGAAAAACCATCGGTAGATGCGTTTAAGGTGGATAGCACCTCGCGCGTTATCCCCGTTGAGGTTCAAAACGTAGAGGCTTGTCCCCGCTACTCGGGCATCACCGTTTCCAACGTAAAGGTGGCCCCATCGCCAGAGTGGCTGCAGAAGAAGCTTCGCGCCATCGGTATCAACCCAAAGAATAATGTGGTCGATATCACCAACTTCATCCTTCACGAGCTGGGCCAACCCCTACATGCCTTTGATGCCGCCAAGATTAGCGGAGCAAAGGTGGTGGTGCGCACTACCCCAGAGGCTACCCCATTTACCACGCTGGACGGAGTTGAGCGCAAGCTAAACGAAAACGACCTGATGATATGCAACGCTGCCGAGCCAATGTGCATTGCAGGGGTGTTCGGCGGGCTAGACTCGGGCGTAACCGAAGCTACCACCGACATCTTTATCGAGAGCGCCTACTTTAACCCCGTATCGGTGCGCAAAACCGCCCGTCGTCATGGGCTAAACACCGACTCTTCGTTCCGCTTCGAGCGTGGCGTAGATCCAAACTTAACCATCTACGCGCTTAAGCGTGCGGCTATTTTGGTTAAGGAGCTGGCTGGTGGCGAAATATCTTCGGATATCATCGACATCTACCCAAATCCAATCGAAAACTTTACCGTGGAGGTTTCGCTAAACAGAATGCGCAAGCTAATTGGCAAGGATATCGAAACCGAAACCATCAAAAATATTCTAGCTGCGCTGGATATTGCCATCGTTAAGGAGGAGGGCGACGCGCTGCTTCTTAGCGTAGAACCATACCGCGTGGATGTACAGCGCGAGGCCGATGTGGTAGAGGAGGTGCTTCGTATCTACGGGTACAACAACATCGAGATGCCGCTGCAGGTGCGCTCTACGCTTTCGTTCGAGCCTCGTCCCGAAAAGGACAGGATCGTAAACACCGCCGCTGATCTGCTTTCGAGCAACGGCTTCAACGAAATCATGTCCAACTCGCTTACCAAGGCTGGCTACTACCAAGACCTTGCAGCCTACCCCGAGGAGAAGGCCGTTCGCATCATCAACCCGCTTAGCGGAGACCTTAGCGTGATGCGCCAAACCCTTTTCTTTAACGGTATGGAGGCAATTGGGCTTAACACCAGCCATCGTAACGCCGACCTTAAGCTCTACGAGTTTGGTAACGTGTACAGCTACAACGCCGAGAAGGCCAACGGGGAGAACCATCTTCGTGCTTACACCGAAAACTACCACGTGGCGCTATTTGTTACCGGCAACAAAAACGCCGAAAGTTGGAATACGAAGGTAGAGCAGAGCGACTACTTTACCCTACGCGCTTCGGTAGAGCAGCTGCTGCTTCGCTTTGGCATCAGTTTGTTCGATCTTAAGACCGACGAATGCTCGCTCGACTTCATCAGCGATGGCGTTACCTACCTCCTAAACGGTAAGAAGTTTGTGGAGATGGGCGTGGTGGCTAAGAAGTTCCGCAACCAGTTCGACGTAAAGAACGACGTTTTCTTTGCCGAAATCCGTTTCGACTTGCTCATTAACTTTGTTCGCAACAACAAGACTACCTACAAGGAAATTTCTAAGTTCCAGGAGGTGCGTCGCGATCTAGCGCTGCTACTCGATAAGAAGGTAACATTTGCTCAGCTGCGCGAGACTGCCTTCCAAACCGAGAAGAAGTTCCTGAAAAAGGTTGGCCTATTCGACGTTTACGAAGGAAAGAACCTTCCAGAAGGGAAGAAGTCGTACGCGCTTAGCTTCATCCTACAGGACGAAACCAAGACGCTAACCGATCAGCAAATCGACCGCATGATGGATAACCTCATCAAGGCATTTGATAGAAACTTTGGGGCACAGTTACGATAG